One window of the Sparus aurata chromosome 7, fSpaAur1.1, whole genome shotgun sequence genome contains the following:
- the LOC115584969 gene encoding tyrosine-protein phosphatase non-receptor type 7 isoform X2, with the protein MSMSAVHSASPPAEDPTTPPPMTTPPRKASVRLQERRGSNLSLLLDVSTLGVEPVCSVSTPKEVWLQLLHTSSRPLTHATLQQAAIDTNTLNVEYQKIPPNFVSAAELDVPGHMIKDRYKTILPNPESRVILRSPEEEAGPDRYINANYIRGYRGAPRSYIATQGPMVHTVGDFWDMVWQERSSIIVMVTRLKENNEKCELYWPQPRERRRTRRVKEEEENEDEEQREEEEEEEGETGQFGRFLLRVKDSREKDGFTVTDMEVQLCAERRPIRHYWFTSWPDHHIPQCTAPLLRLVEEVETYSKSLLPSGSQPITAPVPGPGPIIVHCSAGIGRTGCFIVSSIGCQQLRETGQVDILETVCQLRLDRGGMIQTTEQYQFLYSTLAQYSSQLQHNQNQQNPEDHVSIQLQNLQLGNTQDVKN; encoded by the exons atGAGTATGTCGGCGGTGCACTCAGCCTCCCCTCCTGCTGAGGACCCGACCACGCCCCCACCGATGACCACGCCTCCTCGCAAAGCCTCAGTCCGTCTGCAGGAGAG ACGAGGTTCAAACCTCTCTCTGCTATTGGACGTGAGCACCCTGGGGGTGGAGCCTGTTTGCTCCGTCTCCACCCCGAAGGAGGTGTGgcttcagctgcttcacacCTCCTCGCGACCGCTCACACACGCCACGCTGCAGCAGGCTGCCATAGACACCAACACACTGAATGTAGAGtaccag AAGATCCCTCCGAACTTCGTGAGCGCGGCGGAGCTCGATGTTCCAGGTCACATGATTAAAGACCGATACAAAACCATCCTGCCCA acCCTGAGAGCCGGGTGATCCTGAGGAGCCCAGAGGAAGAGGCGGGGCCAGACCGCTACATCAACGCTAACTACATCAGG GGTTACAGAGGAGCTCCTCGGTCCTACATCGCCACCCAGGGGCCGATGGTGCACACGGTGGGAGACTTCTGGGACATGGTGTGGCAGGAGAGGAGCTCCATCATCGTGATGGTGACCAGACTCAAGGAGAACAACGAG AAATGTGAGCTGTACTGGCCACAGccgagggagaggaggaggacgaggagggtgaaggaggaggaggagaatgaggatgaggagcagagggaggaggaagaggaggaggaaggagagacggGTCAGTTTGGCAGATTCCTGCTCCGAGTGAAAGACAGCCGAGAGAAAGACGGGTTCACCGTCACCGACATGGAGGTCCAG ctcTGTGCAGAGCGTCGTCCCATCAGACACTACTGGTTCACCTCTTGGCCCGACCACCAcatcccacaatgcactgcaccACTGCTGAGGCTGGTGGAGGAGGTCGAGACGTACAGCAAGTCCCTCTTACCGTCCggctctcagccaatcacagccccCGTCCCGGGTCCTGGACCAATCATCGTCCACTGCAG TGCAGGTATCGGCAGGACGGGTTGTTTTATAGTCAGCAGCATCGGCTGTCAGCAGCTCAGAGAAACGGGTCAGGTTGACATCCTGGAGACGGTGTGTCAGCTTCGCCTGGACAG AGGTGGTATGATCCAAACCACAGAGCAGTACCAGTTCCTGTACTCCACACTGGCCCAGTACAGCTCCCAGCTACAACACAACCAG AACCAGCAGAACCCAGAGGACCATGTCAGCATACAGTTACAGAACCTCCAGCTGGGCAACACGCAGGATGTGAAGAACTGA
- the LOC115584969 gene encoding tyrosine-protein phosphatase non-receptor type 7 isoform X1: MSMSAVHSASPPAEDPTTPPPMTTPPRKASVRLQERRGSNLSLLLDVSTLGVEPVCSVSTPKEVWLQLLHTSSRPLTHATLQQAAIDTNTLNVEYQKIPPNFVSAAELDVPGHMIKDRYKTILPNPESRVILRSPEEEAGPDRYINANYIRGYRGAPRSYIATQGPMVHTVGDFWDMVWQERSSIIVMVTRLKENNEKCELYWPQPRERRRTRRVKEEEENEDEEQREEEEEEEGETGQFGRFLLRVKDSREKDGFTVTDMEVQLCAERRPIRHYWFTSWPDHHIPQCTAPLLRLVEEVETYSKSLLPSGSQPITAPVPGPGPIIVHCSAGIGRTGCFIVSSIGCQQLRETGQVDILETVCQLRLDRGGMIQTTEQYQFLYSTLAQYSSQLQHNQQNQQNPEDHVSIQLQNLQLGNTQDVKN; encoded by the exons atGAGTATGTCGGCGGTGCACTCAGCCTCCCCTCCTGCTGAGGACCCGACCACGCCCCCACCGATGACCACGCCTCCTCGCAAAGCCTCAGTCCGTCTGCAGGAGAG ACGAGGTTCAAACCTCTCTCTGCTATTGGACGTGAGCACCCTGGGGGTGGAGCCTGTTTGCTCCGTCTCCACCCCGAAGGAGGTGTGgcttcagctgcttcacacCTCCTCGCGACCGCTCACACACGCCACGCTGCAGCAGGCTGCCATAGACACCAACACACTGAATGTAGAGtaccag AAGATCCCTCCGAACTTCGTGAGCGCGGCGGAGCTCGATGTTCCAGGTCACATGATTAAAGACCGATACAAAACCATCCTGCCCA acCCTGAGAGCCGGGTGATCCTGAGGAGCCCAGAGGAAGAGGCGGGGCCAGACCGCTACATCAACGCTAACTACATCAGG GGTTACAGAGGAGCTCCTCGGTCCTACATCGCCACCCAGGGGCCGATGGTGCACACGGTGGGAGACTTCTGGGACATGGTGTGGCAGGAGAGGAGCTCCATCATCGTGATGGTGACCAGACTCAAGGAGAACAACGAG AAATGTGAGCTGTACTGGCCACAGccgagggagaggaggaggacgaggagggtgaaggaggaggaggagaatgaggatgaggagcagagggaggaggaagaggaggaggaaggagagacggGTCAGTTTGGCAGATTCCTGCTCCGAGTGAAAGACAGCCGAGAGAAAGACGGGTTCACCGTCACCGACATGGAGGTCCAG ctcTGTGCAGAGCGTCGTCCCATCAGACACTACTGGTTCACCTCTTGGCCCGACCACCAcatcccacaatgcactgcaccACTGCTGAGGCTGGTGGAGGAGGTCGAGACGTACAGCAAGTCCCTCTTACCGTCCggctctcagccaatcacagccccCGTCCCGGGTCCTGGACCAATCATCGTCCACTGCAG TGCAGGTATCGGCAGGACGGGTTGTTTTATAGTCAGCAGCATCGGCTGTCAGCAGCTCAGAGAAACGGGTCAGGTTGACATCCTGGAGACGGTGTGTCAGCTTCGCCTGGACAG AGGTGGTATGATCCAAACCACAGAGCAGTACCAGTTCCTGTACTCCACACTGGCCCAGTACAGCTCCCAGCTACAACACAACCAG CAGAACCAGCAGAACCCAGAGGACCATGTCAGCATACAGTTACAGAACCTCCAGCTGGGCAACACGCAGGATGTGAAGAACTGA
- the LOC115584991 gene encoding ADP-ribosylation factor-like protein 8A: MIALINKLLDWFKALFWKEEMELTLVGLQYSGKTTFVNVIASGQFSEDMIPTVGFNMRKITKGNVTIKLWDIGGQPRFRSMWERYCRGVSAIVYMVDAADPEKIEASKNELHNLLDKPQLQGIPVLVLGNKRDLPGALDEKELIERMNLSAIQDREICCYSISCKEKDNIDITLQWLIQHSRTKRSS; this comes from the exons ATGATAGCGCTAATCAACAAACTGTTGGACTGGTTCAAGGCGCTCTTCTGGAAAGAGGAGATGGAGCTGACCCTGGTGGGGCTGCAGTACTCCGGGAAAACGACCTTCGTCAATGTGATAGCG tcgGGCCAGTTCAGTGAAGACATGATTCCTACAGTCGGGTTCAACATGAGGAAGATCACTAAAGGAAATGTCACCATCAAG TTGTGGGATATCGGCGGTCAGCCTCGGTTCAGGAGCATGTGGGAGCGTTACTGTCGAGGAGTCAGCGCCATCGT CTACATGGTGGACGCAGCAGACCCAGAGAAGATCGAAGCCTCCAAGAACGAACTCCACAACCTGCTGGACAAACCGCAGCTGCAGGGAATTCCT GTTTTGGTTCTGGGCAATAAGAGGGACCTACCAGGAGCTCTGGACGAGAAGGAGCTCATAGAGAGGAT gaaCCTGTCGGCcatccaggacagagagatcTGCTGCTACTCAATCTCCTGCAAGGAGAAAGACAACATCg ACATCACTCTTCAGTGGTTGATCCAACACTCCAGGACTAAGAGGAGTTCCTGA